GGGCCAGGTGCAAGGGCCAATCTGAGCTGAATTACCTTCAGGTGTGCCAGAGATGTGCACAGCTGGGGCCACTCTGAGTGATGAGGTAGCAGGGGGACTACTGGGTGAGGAGAAAAGAAGGCAGAGAAGGTTTTGTGTATGTATTCTTCAAATGTTCATTCCGAGGGTGTGCTATGTGGTGTCCTGAGGAGGGTCTTCTTGTGCAGCTGCTCTTCAGGAAGATTTGCTGTGAGGACAAAAGCTATGTTTTCCTTGTGGTTCGTAAGCCTTATTTTGCTTCATTAAGAGTTGTTACATCCATAATGTGTTTCATTGTAATGTTGTGATGTATTGGAAATGTTTTTATGAAACCTGCTTCTTCATAGTGTTTGCACTTTATTAGGGGAAAGGGATGAGTTGCTAAAGATACCTTGGGTATCTCTCCCTACTTGTCTCAATTTAAAGCTGACTAATGCTTCTCTGCTGAATATCTAGGGAAGTTGAGAAGTTGCTGAGTTAAGTAGGGTATTAGCAGGATGGAGGCAGTTTGTTAGATAACTCATATACAGCTGTTctgattttgttgtgtttttcatGGATTGTGTGGAGTTCGAAGAGTCTCTTCAGACCTGTTAGTAACTGCCATGGGGAATGTGGCAGGACTAGATTGGTTCAGAAAACAGTGCTTGAAGCCGTAAGTCTGGATGTGGGCTACTTCTAGTTCTGTCTTGGTGTCAAAAAGACTTGTTTCCCAGGAGGGTGAGAAGTGCTTCTTGGGTGTGATGGAGTAGTTCTGTTCAGTACTACTTCATTAAGTATTTTGGCTTGGAggacttatctttttttttttttcttagaaaagctTAATTACTGATCCTCAATTTTCATAGTGATCTCATGGGATTTATTCTTTACTTCTGAAGTCTGACATTGGAATAATGATGCCTTAACATCAGCATTTCTGTCCCAAGTTCAGATATCTGTCTGTCTTTTCTAATTCAATGATATGTTTAAGGAAGTACAATGAATGCAGCTTACGGATTGCTTCTGATACATGATCTTGtttgcaatttaaaaaatgtgaatatttAAGAGGAATAAGGTGAAAAACTTCAGTATGGAGTAATAAAGCCTTTATCGACAGTTAAAAAGTAACAGTATAAAGCAAAACATTGTACCTTATTGTTTGACTTCTAAAACAACTCTACTGAAAGCTATTCATACTTGCCTATGTATACGTGAAGTACAAAAGGTCATTCAAATGCCATTGGTTTTGCTCTTTGGGCTGAGAAAGCAGGCTTGTACATCTCTTTATGCATAAGAAGCAGTAATTCTATTCTCCATCATTTGCTAGGATGTGATTTCTATCTGCAATTATTAACAATTGATTTCTGTTTTCATTGGCCAAACAAGGTAGTGGGGTCAAGGGTTACAAAGATTAAACCAGCTGGCTTTGTTAAGAAACTGGAAGACTTGGATGAAAGGTTAGATAGCTCCTCCAAAAAAAATTTAGGCAGTCATGCTATAAGCTGCCTGCTAGTGACCGATGTTAATCAATTGTACAGAGAAAACAGATTAACTGATTACAATTCACAAAACAAAGGGGTAAAAGGGGACAAATCCTTGTTTGTCTTATAGTGTGAACACTTAGTAGTATCTCAATATCTCTATAGCAGTAAACAAAAGTCAGCATTAATCACAAAATTCATAATGTTACTCTTAATCTTGCCTGGAACAAAAGCTCTTTGTTTAGGAAAATCCCAGTGTGATATAGGTATGAAGAGCCAGATGTAAACAAAAGGTTAAGAGGGAATTTAGTCCCATTCAAAGCTGCAATCCTGAAAACAAAGATTCATCTGGTGTTTTAGCCTGATGAGCATCTCAGCTTTTGCTAGTACTACTGCCTCATGCATCTAAAGCTGCATTCCAATTGCACCCAAAAGTGCATCAGTCTGATCAGGACTGAGCAACTTTTTACTTTTGTGATGTTTAAGGCCACTTGGGAACCAGAAGGGTGTTCTGTGCTGCCTGCCTCAGTGTATCTCTACAGAGCACAGATCTTCTTGGAGCTATGTGACAGCCCACATGCTTTGTAGAGTGGGATAGGAGCCACTCGCTTTCAAAATGCAGATAGTGGTTGTTTGGCTCAGAGTTTAGAAACCGCCTCTGTGTATGTGAGGAGTTCCTCAGTCTGACGGGGTTGGTTCAAACACAACTCCTATCTCCTGGCTTAATGGCTAGGAGACTTTCTGCAGGTAATGGGGGTGAGGACCTCTTGATCCTTCCTATCTCAAATCCTATTGTTCAATACATATTGGTGTACCAAAACATTTTAAGGTTTGTGGGCAAGAGCTGGAGTGGTGGTATAGTGTCTCTGGGGTGGAAGAATCCTGAGTTCAAGTCCTTTTTTTAGAGATGCTCTAATGGAtaactgcccagagaggttcttTATTATTCCATGGACATTCCCCCCCAAACATCTTAATAACTGAGAGACTAGTCTAGGAAGTGGAGATAAGGGTCTGAAACCATTCAGTTGGAAAGGtggttctgccttctccctgtggGCCCCATGTGCTACTCTGTTGGTGATGGCAGCAACGCTTCTACCCCTCTGTTAAGTTAGAGCACCTGCCCCTTTCTGAAAGTGGACATTCTCAAGGGAAGGATGTTTCTGTTGGTAGCAGTATCAGAACTGAAGCCTTGGAAGGGACTCAGATTTAGGAAAAGCTATGCTATATATTCCTTCTGGGAATGAGGAATCCAAGTGTGAGACACTTTAAGCCTGGGGATTCTGCTCTGGGGCTTAGAACCTGGAGATTAGGAATTGCAGCACTTAGTGTCACAGGTAGTGTTCTTCATCCTGAAGCTGTAGCTGTGCCTGAAATCCTGTACACATCTGAGTCCTAGGTTTCTGTTGGGTGTTGGGTAAACTTACCAGTATGGAAATAGGAAATATCTAGTGGTTGACTGCTAGATGGCAAGTAAACATATCCTTACTCTTCTGCTGAAAGGCTGCCACACTTCCCAGCAGCACCAGTGCAACACATTCCCATGGTGATGCGCCTTTTGAAATGAGGAATTCAGAACTAGCCTGTCCATGGCACAATTTTGGTAAAGATGCTGGTGTGGAAGAATAACTGTGTATGTTCAGTTGATGAGCTGCCTTTGTTGTTTGAATTCTCCCGTGTTTCACTTTCTGCTCCCCCTCCTCTCCCACCAATCTGAAACTTAAAAGCTGTCATTAGAGTTCAAGTTATTTGGAGGTCAAATTTTTACTGTGATCACTTTGAACATAAATATATCTCCACATTGGATTGGTGGTGGAGTGAGGGGCGGTTGCAGCACAGTCCTCTGTTTTTTGTATTATTACCACATAACACAATAAGCCTGAAGCTCTTTTCTTTCCTACTAGACTCTACTTATTGCCCATGAAACATGTATTAAAGGAGTAGTAACCTTGGTTTCTCCCTGTGAACTGAGAAGGTAGAGTAGCgatcttttgttcagcttctgcTAGCTGTCTTCTCCCTAAGCCATGGGTTCTGGAGAGCATGCAGTCCACGTAGATATCCCAGAAGATCTGAGCTAAGTCCCAAAACAGAGCCCCATGTTTCAAGTTCTCTGATGACTTCAGGAAGATCATGAAGTCCCAAAAGCCACTGACAGAGTCAGAAATGCGAGGCTTCCTCATCTCCAGTAAGACAGCTGAGGAGGATTCCCAACACTGGGGGTCTGCTCGCCCAAGAGCTAGTGGATCAATTTGGCTATGGCAGAGGAAAGGTGCCACACAGAACGCTCCCATGATTAGCAGAGAGCAGGTGAGTCTCATGTTGCAGTGGATTCTTCCTCTGCTCCCAAGGTCCATGGTGTCACTGAAatgtaacaaaaccaaaatctgaaAAACTTAATGTTGGATGCAGGAAGAAAGGCCTGGTTGGTATCTTAAATGATATAGAAGGCACTTCAGATATTGATAATTGTTTTCCTGCTTTGTAAAACTCTGTATGCTTTTTTGCATGTATGAATATAAATACTAGTGGAGTTGCATTACTCTGTACAGCGGAAGCATGTGTTAAAATTTGTTACTGATCCTCAAGTCCATATGATGAACTCTCTTACCTGGAATTTCTTCATACTGAATGTTTTGGAAGTTCTTGATTTACAGATCTCTAACTTTATTCAGTAAAAATCCATTCCTTCTTACAGGGAATTTAAGTCTTTAGGCAGTCTCGCTTTCCTTAAAATTTTATGAGCCCTTTAAAATAGTCTGCAGACTTGCAGGGATCTGCAGAGTGCAACTGAGAAACTATTTGTTGAAAGTGTGTTCTAATTAATTAATAGAAGGTTGCAAAAATCAGCCACTAAACAGGAGTGTTTTACCTGCTAAAATGCAGAATACCTCTGAAAACGGTATAGCGAAGCCACAGCATAGCAACTGTTTTGTACAGCATGTATACATGcatatagaatagtttgggtcaaaagagacctttaaaggtcatccag
Above is a genomic segment from Patagioenas fasciata isolate bPatFas1 chromosome 7, bPatFas1.hap1, whole genome shotgun sequence containing:
- the FAM237A gene encoding protein FAM237A; translated protein: MDLGSRGRIHCNMRLTCSLLIMGAFCVAPFLCHSQIDPLALGRADPQCWESSSAVLLEMRKPRISDSVSGFWDFMIFLKSSENLKHGALFWDLAQIFWDIYVDCMLSRTHGLGRRQLAEAEQKIATLPSQFTGRNQGMFSRIQRSPVLKKKESLKDLTSIHVHTSRSTLLGKIVGELGKKRKQHI